From Thalassococcus sp. S3, one genomic window encodes:
- the rpsD gene encoding 30S ribosomal protein S4 — MTKRTSAKYKIDRRMGENIWGRPKSPVNRREYGPGQHGQRRKGKLSDFGIQLRAKQKLKGYYGDLTEKQFRRIYAEAERVKGDTGENLIGLLERRLDAVVYRAKFVPTVFAARQFVNHGHVKVNGKKVNIPSYRVKEGDVIEVRDRSKQLAVLLEATQLPERDVPDYIDADHSKMTATFVRTPGLGDVPYPVMMEPNLVVEFYAKN, encoded by the coding sequence GTGACCAAACGCACGTCTGCCAAGTACAAAATCGACCGCCGTATGGGCGAAAACATCTGGGGCCGCCCCAAATCCCCCGTCAACCGCCGTGAATACGGCCCCGGCCAGCACGGTCAGCGCCGCAAGGGCAAGCTGAGCGATTTCGGCATCCAGCTGCGCGCCAAGCAAAAGCTCAAAGGCTACTATGGCGACCTCACGGAAAAGCAGTTCCGCCGCATCTATGCCGAGGCCGAGCGGGTCAAAGGCGACACCGGTGAAAACCTCATCGGCCTGCTGGAGCGTCGTCTTGACGCCGTCGTCTACCGCGCGAAATTCGTGCCCACCGTCTTCGCCGCGCGTCAATTCGTGAACCATGGCCATGTTAAGGTGAACGGCAAAAAGGTCAACATCCCCTCCTACCGTGTGAAAGAGGGTGACGTGATCGAAGTGCGCGACCGCTCCAAGCAGCTGGCCGTCCTGCTCGAGGCCACGCAACTGCCCGAACGCGACGTGCCCGATTACATCGACGCTGACCATTCCAAGATGACCGCGACTTTCGTGCGGACGCCGGGCCTCGGCGACGTGCCTTATCCGGTCATGATGGAACCCAATCTCGTCGTGGAATTCTACGCGAAGAACTGA